The Carassius gibelio isolate Cgi1373 ecotype wild population from Czech Republic chromosome B19, carGib1.2-hapl.c, whole genome shotgun sequence genomic interval TATAGGCAGTGTACTTTGCCTGTGATGCACAAATTAGAGAGACACCAAACAACCCTACACACATTCCTGAGATTCTTGTAGCTGGTgtcacacatacatttttttcatgtgttggttgttgttgttgttgttgcagggTGTGAACAACTTTGTGCAGTACAAGTTTAGCCACCTACCGTCAAAAGAGAGGCAAACCATTGTGGAGCTTGCAAAGATGTTCCTCAACCAGATCAACTACTGGCAGCTAGAGACGCCCTCACAAAGGAGACAAAGAGCACCTGATGATGATGTGGCTGGTTATAAAGTCAATTACACCAGGTGAATGCTAGTTTACTTGAGTTTAGGGGCACCTAAGAGAGGAGTGGGTCTCGTTtggaaaaaatgtaacaaaaaaattatcttctGTTGTGCACCTTATGGCCATTAAGAGATTATTGGCTTTGTTTATTTTCCaaaagtattatatataaatatattataaataatatgcacATTTACAAGCCATAATTGCCTTTTTTGGGTCTGCTCATTTTTTTTcccacgataaaaaaaaaaaaaacattctctcaTATTGCACATTTCTTCAGCACCTATTTTCACATTCTTTCCGAAATTCTGCCTTTCTGAAAAGCCCAGTTTGAGGTCCTAAGCCTTCATGAGCATCTATAGATAgtagtattaaatatttattaattatggaTTCTTTATTGAAAGTCCACACAATATTTTTTGCCTTTGCAACATCGCAAAATCACCAACTTTTCTTTGTGGGCGGGCCAAAGTAGCCAGTAGGTGGGTATTTTGCCAAAATGTAACATAGTGATGTAGCAAAGTCTTTGTAATCCCTTAGTCAGGGTTGTGCCATATTTAAATTTTGACTGGGAaaaaaaacaaggctgtgaggaaTACTTTCAGGGGACAAAAACTAGTTTTGAAAGTCATGACATGAATTAGGACCTTTATACAGTGCATGCCATTGTAAAGACCAGACCAAACGTCTATCCCTCCATTTAATACATATTTCTGGTCTTCTTGTGTGTTCGTGTTGCAGGTGGCTGTGTTATTGTAATGTGCCCCAGTTCTGTGACAGTCTCCCTCGGTACGAGGCCACACAGATTTTCGGCCGCACTTTCCTGCGCTCTGTGTTCACTGTTATGAGGAAGCAGCTGCTGGAACAGGCCCGGCAGGAGAAAGACAAACTACCACCCGAGAAACGCACACTCATTCTTACACATTTCCCCAAGTAAGCACACAAGCACACATAACTTTCTACAAATAACCGGTCCATTatatgtgtttatgtgaatatgtgtgtgttgtgcGCAGGTTTTTGTCTATGCTAGAAGAAGAGGTTTATAGTCATAATTCACCTATCTGGAGTGAAGACTTTATGGTTCGTTTATCAGGTGGACAGATTCCCACAGGTGATTAACAATGGTAGAGTTCATTTGATTCAGTTGTATGTGTCACATGGCTATGTAAACAGACTTCTCTTCTCTGATTGGTGCAGTGATTAGTGCTCCACCTGTGACCCGCCCCCTGTACTACAGCAGTAGTCCCGCCCCAGTGGAGCTGGTTGGAGGAGGCAGTGTAAGCCCGGCCCGGAAAACAGCATCCACTTTGGAGCCCAATTCAGGTGTCAActtattttatgacattttatccAGTACCTTTGTCATTTATGTAGTCTTAATGATGAATCTAaattattgttcaaaagtttggggtcagtaaagttTAAGaaatcatacttttattcagcaaggatggattaaattgatcaaatgtagaATATAATATACATCTCcagaaaatatgtttatgtatgtctataggtatgtgtgtatgtgcgcaCTGCAGATGATGTCTTAAAGTTGCtaaaccttaaagggttagttcacccaaatataaaaattatgtcattaatgactcgccctcatgtcattccaaacccggaagacctccgttcatcttcagaacacagtttaagatattttagatttagtccgagaccGCTCagaccctccattgaaactgtgtgtacggtatactgtccatgtccagaaaggtaataaaatcatcatcaaagtagtccatgtgacatcagagggtcagttagaatttgctgAACCATCGAAAATAcaatttggtccaaaaataaaaaaaattactacttTATTCAGTAGATTTACTACATACTACATTTATTCtttataccgtacacacagcttcattggagggactgagagctctcggactaaatctaaaatatcttaaactgtgttctgaagatgaacagagggtttggaacgacattagggtgagtcattaatgacataattgtaatatttgggtgaactaaccctttaataaattTGACTCTACGCACAAATGCAGGTGGAGAAAAGCGAAAGTCTTCTGAGCCGTTGTCTCACGAGGACAGCAAACGACCCCGTGTGGTTGGTGACATTCCTATGGAATTAATTAATGAAGTCATGTCTACAATTACAGACCCTACAGCCATGCTGGGACCAGAGGTAAACACAGTgtgtttaattagttttttatatCATAGATGGTTGTACAAAACCCATAATATCATAGGGACTAGAGCAAAAACAGTCCTttattctgtctttctctcagaCCAGTCTTCTCTCTGCTCATTCTGCACGTGATGAAGCTGCTCGATTAGAGGAGAAGCGTGGCGTCATCGAGTTCCATGTCATTGGAAACTCCCTCAACCAGAAGCCCAATAAGAAGATCCTCATGTGGCTTGTTGGTCTGCAGAACGTCTTCTCACACCAGCTGCCCCGCATGCCTAAAGAATACATCACACGCCTTGTCTTTGACCCGTATGTTTGCTACCATTATCCCTTTTAATGTACTTTAAGGCCAATTCGCACAGACAAACACCAACGAGTTGGATGTTGGATCAAAATTTTCTGCCCCAACAGAATCCAACAAACACTCACTGAACGTTTTCAGTCAGATGAAAACAAATCCGCCAACAGCAGTAGACACCAACAGGGTAACACACTGATCCAACAAAACCCATGTTTGTTGGCGTTTATCTGTGCGGTGTGAATTTGCCTTAAAACTTTAAAAGTCTGATGCCTACTGTATAGGACGGAAGCTTTAAAAACTGGTGTTTACCCCAAAATTAagattgtgtcatcatttactcactcacatgttgttccaaacctatatgagtttCTTTCAAAAAGATACTGGTAGCCACTGTTTATAACAGACCTAATGTcttactatttatatttattgattaaatttaAGAATTTGAGAAAAAAGatcatgcatacatttaattaggtaaataaatggcattataaatgtaaaaatgcacataaaagctaaaaaaaattaaaaaaaagaagtacaTTACTATTACTTCTGCAAACTTATCACCACACAGAAATAgaagaatatcaaaatcagtaGTCCTAGATCTTCCAAAATACCAGCTCATAACATGCTCAGCAAAATATAATCTAAAATTCCAGTATATATTGAGgtagctatatatattttttttgtcattatcacACACTCctatatggaagtcaatggctgctaGCTACTGTTTCATTATAACCATTCTTTAGAATCTCCGCTTTCACTTTCAGAAGATGAAAGAAACTGTTTAATGTTAACCTCTTGCTTCCTGTAAACGGTAACAGAACATTGTGATGAGTCAATGCATTTCCTCTTTATACAGGAAACACAAGACTCTGTCTCTGATTAAAGATGGCCGTGTTATTGGGGGAATCTGTTTCCGGATGTTCCCAACTCAGGGCTTCACTGAAATTGTGTTCTGTGCCGTCACCTCCAATGAACAAGTCAAGGTATGTTGTCCTATACGAACTGTGATGCATTcccattattatttgttattattcttTCTCACTCATTGCTAGCCTGATCTTTACTCGTTTGATTGTTATTTAAGGGTTATGGGACTCACCTCATGAACCATCTTAAGGAGTATCACATCAAGCACGAAATTCTCAACTTTCTCACCTATGCTGATGAATACGCCATTGGCTACTTTAAAAAACAGGTCAGTGCTCTATTAATTCATAACACAAAATACAACTAAAGTGGATGGTGAATTATATTGCCAAGCTCCAAATAAgaataagaacattttaataagaaCATGATGAAGGAGGAAAAtaatgaggattttttttttaggtactaTCACTTTAAGTATATTTCCATATTCTTATTTTGTTTCTCTTGCTTTATGTCAGGGATTCTCTAAGGACATTAAAGTGCCGAAGTCAAAGTATGTGGGCTACATTAAAGATTACGAAGGGGCCACACTCATGGGCTGTGAACTAAACCCTTGCATCCCTTACACTGAGTTCTCAGTCATCATCAAGAAACAGAaagaggtctgtgtgtgtgtttgtgagcatgAGATCTGAGGTGTTTCAAAGAGGCTACACAGTATggtaaaatgcattgttttgttaTTGCCTAAAGGCTTTTCTTTCTCTATCTTACCCTCTCTCTCAGATCATTAAGAAGCTTATAGAGCGCAAGCAAGCACAGATTCGGAAAGTCTACCCTGGCCTGTCCTGTTTCAAGGAGGGAGTTCGTCAGATTGCCATTGAGAGCATTCCAGGAATCCGTATGTCTTACTTTTATGTACAATAGTTTTAGATAAAAAATTCTTCAATGAATAACAATAATAccgtattaataataaatattacaattttaaataagtgtattctatttgaatatattttaagatgtagtttaattttaataattcctataaaaaaatcattaccccagtcttcagtgtcacatgatccttcagaaatcattctgatatgttgatttgctgctcaagaaacatttcttatcattctcaatgttgtgctgcttaatatttttggtggAAACAGTGATGTCAGGATGCTTTGATGTATTGATACTTCAAAAGATggcataaaaaaaagtgaaataaaaaattcactgtcactttttatgcatttcatgcattcttttcaaaataaaagcattaatttcttttaaaaaatgtggtACTTGTATCATacttataaattgtatttaatatttatttcatagtaaataatatattaaaaacaataatatattgaATTGAAACAttactgtttacttgtctttggACAGGTGAGACGGGCTGGAAGCCTGTAGGGAAGAGGTGAGTGTGTATCTGTGAGTCACAGCTAAACAAATCTTATGGAAACGTGGAGTTTGTTTCATTTGGTGTTCTTTTTCCACAGCAAAGAGCTGAAGGATCCAGACCAGTTGTACAGCACCTTAAAGAACATCTTACAGCAGGTCAAGGTAATATATCTGCATTGCCTACATGtttcaaaaattacatttatgaaataaaaccataaaaagacTCATTTGGAATATGTATTGTACTCCTCAGTCACACCAGAATGCATGGCCCTTCATGGAACCTGTAAAGAAGAATGAGGCACCTGGTTATTATCAAGTCATCCGCTTCCCTATGGGTACGCAGAGATCTTTCATACATGATGTGCCTCAGGCTTACTTTTGCGCATGTAATGCCTGACTGTTATATTGTGCATTGTAGACTTGAAGACAATGAGCGAGCGTCTGAAGAGTCGTTACTATACCACACGGAAGCTGTTCATGGCTGACATGCAGAGGATCTTCACTAACTGCAGAGAGTACAACCCTCCTGAAAGCGAGTACTACAAATGTGCCAACCTACTAGAGAAATTCTTCTACACCAAGATCAAAGAGGCGGGCCTCATCGATAAGTAATCCAGCTAGGGGGAGCACGTGGTCCGTTTCCCTTTCTACCTCTTTTCTCCACATTTATCATATATAGAACTCCTTTTAATCCCcattgtttttgcatcaaaagTAGGGTTTTCTGAAATGAAGACATTTACATGTATCGTTCATTCAAAAATTctaatttgatgaaaatgtaacCTCAGGCCAGCCAAGATTGCAATTTAGCAttttatcacttgctcaccagaggATCCtcaacagtgaatgggtgccgtcagaatgagagtcaaaaatCTGTTAAAAGCATCACAAGTACCGGTAATCCATACGATTCCAGTCTAACATCTTATGAATCAAAAAGCTGTTTGTAAGAACGAATCCATAATTAAAGCATCAAAAGGCATTAACTGATTATCGCAATGTTTTTAGCAGATCTTCTGGGATGagcaaaaaacacatttacattttggatagcctgagggttattacattttcaggaaattgctaattttgggtgaacaatttcTAAAAAGATAAGTATTTGGCACATGTGAATATCCACATGACTGCCATGTGTGAAAAGTCTTTTTCCCGTCTTAAGAATTCCTTCTGCCAAAAGTGTGGAACAATTTTACGGTATGTGCGGCTGGATGCTTTTGGTGTGCATGTGTTCTTgctagtgtgtgtatataatagtAAAAATCTCTTTATATAGATACAGTTTTATgaggaaaaatctttttttatattttatgtaaagtcATGGCCAAAGGTTTTGGCTATgacatttttgttttgcaaatgtttgcagcttcagtatttgtagataaTTTTCCTgtgtttctatggtatactgaaaaacagtGATAAGCACATTataagttttaaaggcttttattggcaaaaaatatatagaatgagtccgtatttacagtgtttacccctgttcttcataacctctgcaattcATTCTGGCATggtggatattagcttctgggccaaatcctgactgacgGCCATccattttgtcattttgtgtcagaatattttttttttttttgtgtgtgacgttaatttttttggccaatgaagcttgtaacaattatttaaaatgcatctgatcactctgcacaataatctagaaacaatgtgaatgaacaccgcaacagcttaagcagcaaactttgcaacaCACAAAATTGATGTCACTGCCAAAACGTATGGCCATGACTGCAGTAGCGAAGGATGTGGCCTACAACTCAGCCAAGAAAAATGACTCTAATTACCTAATGTCAGACCTTCAAACAgcacttatttattattaaacctaAAGAAATGTTGATAAATACTAGTACTGATACAGTGAAGATTCCTAATCAGAAACTTGCACATGTGTGGTCTTTATCAGAGCGCGGCGTAACGAGGAGCATTCCCTGTGCAGCGAAAAAAACTTAATAACTTAAGTCTTAATATGCTTCATCTTTATGGCTGTGCTTCTAATGAAAACGTACAGCCTTTTTATGTAAAGGTGACACGTGCAATGACTCGCACTATTGttgttttctaaaatatttgtacttttaaataattaagagATGGGCTTTGTACTACATTTGGGGGAATGGGGGATAAAGCTATTTTAAGGTCTTTGTACCTTTGCTTTTAAAGACATAGCATATTTTATAGAATGATTAAATATTTAGAGCAACTAATGTGaatgaaatgtctacttttgtgTTAGACTGTTGTGGTAGAGGGTAATGTTGCACAAACtgcacaattcttttttttttttcttgcactttttttgttgttgaaattgttaaagaaaaaaaatcacaatcattAATTTCTTGAATTATTacgtttatgtatattttatcatttattcgGATGCCATTTTTGTTTGCTGAACAATTTAGGCATGTTATTAAGCAGAAAATGcatatgtctgtttttgtttttactgcaaatgtgtCAACAGACTGGAGTTCCTGGATTTGTTCAAAATGTGCTGGTCTAGTCTAGCATTTCACCATGTTTCCAATACTATAAAGCCAAGTCAAGAAAGCTTACTTGCTCATCCAGGAAACTTGTTTCCTACATAGCTGTGCTCATGTTCTATCTCTGCGCCATcttcacaaaataataaaataatttcaaatcagtATTCCcgttgtttatgtatttgttaATTAGCTGCCTGTTTCACGTGTGTGTCCTGACAGAGTTAATGACTGTAAGTTATCTGTTACTTATACAACAGTTAGATCTGGCTATTTATAATTGTTAGAGAAAATAGATTTTTCATTACAGTGGGTTTACTTAACATCACAAACTGCTTCTAGGGTATATTAAATGAATAGACAATCGTTTCTTTTATGTAATCCATATCTCACCATCCAAGATGtactgtagatgagttttttCCCCCCAGGAAGATTTTGGAGAagtttagcattatatcacttgctcaccacttTTTCTGCCATTTTAACCAGAAGCAGCGGTGGATTCGTTTCTTACAAATGCAACTTTTCTTAAGACgtcaattgatggactggagtcgtgtggattattgtgatggtttatCAGCtgattggactctgattctgacggcacccatccaccgCAGATGATTcactggtaagcaagtgatgtaatgctaaattagaagaagaaacaaactcatctacatcttggatgcccaactttttagaatattaaatttttgggttaactCCTCCCTTAAATAGTCCAACTGTAATGTAGTAAAAAGTTCAAGCACAACTGAAGACCTAAATAATTTAATATCTGGCTAAAAGGTCATATCATTACACTTATGAACAGGAAAGGATGATGTACATTCAGTTTTAAAACTCAACAATAAAATGGCAGATTTTACATTTCCAACTACAGTCACTTcgaaaatgacaatttttttgaCATGTTACAGAAAAACGGTTTGAGTTTCAGAACCGACCAGCTAGCCAGAGTAATCttctttttacaaatatttctggCGTGTAGAatcaaataaaagagaaaatgtaaaaaatagcatACAGTAAGAAGACATGCAGATGAGACTTGATGCTGGACTTTAAAAGGAAAGTAAAAGGTTACTTTTCATTAAACATTTGCTCAGTATTTCACAAGAGATGTATACATGCTAATCTATCATCAAGACTCTTCCATTTCAACCAAGATTTCAAATGAGACTTTCTCTGCGTCTTTTAAACTCTGTCTGAAGAGTTGAGCATGTTGCCATGACACTTCACCCTCTCCTCCTGTGAGCTCCGCCTCCACAATCAGCTCTTTGCCTCCGGACAGACTTGAAGAGGAGTGCAGTTCACCATCTGTGAAAACAAACCCATTGCTAATATTATAATCAAGCTTAATTACTGGCAATCGTGTTACATTTAAAAACCCATTTCAGAAATGAGCTCAGAAAGCACAGAGAGGATGCATCAAACAGCGAGACTCGTACCTCCAGGGAACTCTATGGTGGTCTCGGCAGAGCGTAAACTCCAACGCACACTGCCTGAATGAAAGGTCTGGCTGAAGGCTCGGACCGAAGCAGACTTTATCTTCATTCCTACTGAAGCGCAGTTAAATTTCCAGCTTATCCTCCCAAAGGAAGAGCCCTCTGTTCGTGCCAAATACACCTACAATCACAGAACCAGCGCTGTAAGCACTGCGTTTAAACCCAAATAATGCATTTAAGAGGACAATGGCTAATATGGTAGAAATGCCTACAAGTAGAAATGTACTGTTGCTGGTATGATAGGTCGATAATGGCTATACACAGCCATTCAAAACTTTCAGGAGGaagattttaatacttttattcagcaaagactaattactttcattataagttaaaagtgatagtaaagacatttataaggttGCAAAATTGCTATTTCCAATAAATAATGTTcctttcattaaagaatccttaaaaaaaaaatttattgtgttttctacaaaaatattaagcaagacaagtaatgactgctaaaaactcagctttgccatcacagcaataaataacatttaaatctatattaaaatagCAATGATTGTGATCATTTATCATAGGAGCATAggaagtttctttaaaaaaaaaaaaaaaaaattaacatccctaaacttttgaccggtagtgtataATAAATCTGGTTTACTCTGCCAAAGAGTTCAATTGAAcagtattataaaattataattaattaaaattaaaatataaaagaaaataaaagaaaataaataaacattagcattaaatataccattaattgttttttttaatacgcAGAATTAGACATAAAactaaatttattattaatattggttATATAAGGAAAGGCATTTTCTTCAAAAAGTAAACAAACCATCTGCCAGTCATTCTCTTCTTTTCTGAAAATATTTTCTGTCCTCCAAGCACCTCTCTGCCATCCTGGGATAGTCTCTTGGCCATTGCTCAGTCTGAAGTAAGAGTTTTTGCTCACATTATAGCAAACGTGGAACAACTTGTTTTGCTTTTCAGATTCTGAAGGAATGAAGACACATTCCTGTCCATCCTGGAAGAAAACATTCATAAAAggttactacacacacacacacacagacacataaacTATACCAATCTTTACTGATTATGCCATTGGTGTGACGTATATATCTCACTCCAATGGCATAATCAGTGAAAATGAGTTCTATAGACAAGCATCTCACCCCTTTAGTGTCTCTTGCCCCAGACTCCCCTCGAGTCACCCTCCAAGCCAGAGATCCTGATGTGCGACCTCCCAGCTCTCCAGATGTAGGAGTCTTTGGAGAAATGAACTCTGCCAGCTCCACCAGCAGTCTTTGCAACAGCTGCTGCTTCCTCTCTGCTCCTAGAGACTGCTGCCTCTGCAGGTAAGAAGCCATGATGACAGTCAGATTCATTTGTTTGAGGCAATAATGAAACTGGGAGCTGCACTTTGGATGAGTACATGAACATGAGAAACGTACCGTAGCGTTGAGACCGTTAAGCTTATGCAGCAGCCATGTCTCCTGTATCTGTGTGCGTCTGGAAAGGACCTCTGGGTGTTTACAGGAGTACCTCCATGTCACATCCACAACCTGGTCCTTAGAGAATGCCAGGATGTAGGCGAGTTTCTTCCCCCAGCCGACTTCATATAGGAGGGGTTTATCGCATGTGTTTTCACAAGGGTCACAGTGTAGCCAGCGACGCTGCGACTGAGAATACACCTCTGTCCACACGTGATCTGAAAGCAGGACCAAACTGAGTGTTACTATTCACAAATGAGATCACTGCGGTACAGTAATGGTGTAAGAGTTGTACCTGTGCTGTCCCAGATGTATCTGGCCTCAAGGCCTAAAGCTCGGCAGAGCAGCGTGAAACAGTTGGCCCATTCCCCACAACGCCCTCTTCTGGTCACCAGGAGCTTCTCTGGGTGATTGTACCTGGAAAAGGGTAAAAAGTCATTTTGTAACTGACATGAATAACATTGCTCTTTCAGAGAAATGTTACATTGTGGTATTATTGTCCTTTTGTCTGAAACTGGATACAGGTacgagaaagaaagtcatacataaggatataaaggtgagtaaatgattacttttttttttttggtcgaaCCATgtgtgcttatttatttattcaaaaggggtaatacagaataaaattttataaaattccATACAGGTTAATGAACCTTCAAAATGTGTACTACATTAACAGTGCAACTTGCGGATAGTGACGAAAAAGCTGATGTACCTTGGGAATCTAGTAGAGAGTTGGCAGGTGTGACAATAGTGGTTTTCTACACGGCCTGCATCCCAGCGTAGGTCATCATTTGAGGGGGGGAGGGATCCGGAAGGCTGGGTTGCACCTCCACATCGGCTGCATGGCAGATTGTCCACCCAAGAAAAGAAGTCCCCTTTGAACCACTGCAACAGCTCTAGAACTAACATGTCCTCCTCACCTAGATCACATGCTGAGAGTGaaacaacacacaaacatgaGTCTGGAGTCTTCATTTCATCCGAGttcaaacatatttttctaaatgtcTTTGTAAAGCTTTTAAACAAGGGAAAGGAATTCAGCGGTCATTACTCCAGTtgttagtgtcacatgattcttcttattattaatgttcaaaacagttgagctaattaatatttttacaacttttgtaacattttaaatgcttttttctcACTTTTGATAAATATAATGCTTCCTtgataaataaactatatatttaaaatggttaattttttttattttcttcaaattTAATtctaaagaatattaaaatgtacttATAATAAACTATCAAACTGATGATTGATCTTGCTAACCTGGTTCCACATCCTTGGCTTGTTTCAAGCGTTCTTTAGCTCTGGATCTGAGCAGTTCATGAGGTATGCAGTTCAGAGCCTTCTGCTGTAACTCCGGGCTCTCGTATATCAACACATGCTGGAAGTTTGACTGCAGAGTCTTAAGAAATGTGACGCTGCTCGACTAATATaccagaaaacagaataaaaaatattttccacatTCATTTGAACTGTTTAAACTGGAAGTGAACATCAAGCTGAACATCAAATGTATGATATCATCCTTTAAAAGAAGATGAAAAAGGGACAGAGGGAAACCGAAATAAGACTGAGAATTAGGAAGGAAGAAAGAGACTCACAGTGAATGGCAGAGCGGCTGGTGCAGGTGTAGGGACAGCGGAGGAAGAAGAAGCAGAGCCTGCAGAAGAAGCCGAGGGCAGTGCTTGTGGAGGAGGACTTGGTGGAACTCTGGCACTCTGTTGGCTGGATGCAGCTTTACTCGCACCAAGTCTCTGGTCCCTTTCTGCTGCAATCGTCTCCCGCACCTGCCTCAGCCTCTCCACAGATGCAGATTTCGGGAACACCAGGTGGGTTTCCGCCTAACGTG includes:
- the LOC127978571 gene encoding histone acetyltransferase KAT2B; the protein is MSESAGIPQGSPAVGAAGSAAAAPGVGGTECSGAAVGSARIAVKKAQLRSSPRPKKLEKLGVYSSCKAEGACKCNGWKSQNPPPTPPPPTPPRAEQPIAVNLKEPCRSCSHALGDHVTHLENVSEEEMNRLLGIVLDVEYLYTCVHKEEDPDTKQVYFSLFKLLRKCILQMGRPVVEALESPPFEKPSIEQGVNNFVQYKFSHLPSKERQTIVELAKMFLNQINYWQLETPSQRRQRAPDDDVAGYKVNYTRWLCYCNVPQFCDSLPRYEATQIFGRTFLRSVFTVMRKQLLEQARQEKDKLPPEKRTLILTHFPKFLSMLEEEVYSHNSPIWSEDFMVRLSGGQIPTVISAPPVTRPLYYSSSPAPVELVGGGSVSPARKTASTLEPNSGGEKRKSSEPLSHEDSKRPRVVGDIPMELINEVMSTITDPTAMLGPETSLLSAHSARDEAARLEEKRGVIEFHVIGNSLNQKPNKKILMWLVGLQNVFSHQLPRMPKEYITRLVFDPKHKTLSLIKDGRVIGGICFRMFPTQGFTEIVFCAVTSNEQVKGYGTHLMNHLKEYHIKHEILNFLTYADEYAIGYFKKQGFSKDIKVPKSKYVGYIKDYEGATLMGCELNPCIPYTEFSVIIKKQKEIIKKLIERKQAQIRKVYPGLSCFKEGVRQIAIESIPGIRETGWKPVGKSKELKDPDQLYSTLKNILQQVKSHQNAWPFMEPVKKNEAPGYYQVIRFPMDLKTMSERLKSRYYTTRKLFMADMQRIFTNCREYNPPESEYYKCANLLEKFFYTKIKEAGLIDK
- the LOC127978573 gene encoding peptide-N(4)-(N-acetyl-beta-glucosaminyl)asparagine amidase-like isoform X1, translating into MSASQGVTALSENPTEVFLDVSKLLITYADNILRKPNEDKYRSIRIGNPTFSTKLLPVKGAIECLFEMGFEEAETHLVFPKSASVERLRQVRETIAAERDQRLGASKAASSQQSARVPPSPPPQALPSASSAGSASSSSAVPTPAPAALPFTSSSVTFLKTLQSNFQHVLIYESPELQQKALNCIPHELLRSRAKERLKQAKDVEPACDLGEEDMLVLELLQWFKGDFFSWVDNLPCSRCGGATQPSGSLPPSNDDLRWDAGRVENHYCHTCQLSTRFPRYNHPEKLLVTRRGRCGEWANCFTLLCRALGLEARYIWDSTDHVWTEVYSQSQRRWLHCDPCENTCDKPLLYEVGWGKKLAYILAFSKDQVVDVTWRYSCKHPEVLSRRTQIQETWLLHKLNGLNATRQQSLGAERKQQLLQRLLVELAEFISPKTPTSGELGGRTSGSLAWRVTRGESGARDTKGDGQECVFIPSESEKQNKLFHVCYNVSKNSYFRLSNGQETIPGWQRGAWRTENIFRKEENDWQMVYLARTEGSSFGRISWKFNCASVGMKIKSASVRAFSQTFHSGSVRWSLRSAETTIEFPGDGELHSSSSLSGGKELIVEAELTGGEGEVSWQHAQLFRQSLKDAEKVSFEILVEMEES
- the LOC127978573 gene encoding peptide-N(4)-(N-acetyl-beta-glucosaminyl)asparagine amidase-like isoform X2, giving the protein MGFEEAETHLVFPKSASVERLRQVRETIAAERDQRLGASKAASSQQSARVPPSPPPQALPSASSAGSASSSSAVPTPAPAALPFTSSSVTFLKTLQSNFQHVLIYESPELQQKALNCIPHELLRSRAKERLKQAKDVEPACDLGEEDMLVLELLQWFKGDFFSWVDNLPCSRCGGATQPSGSLPPSNDDLRWDAGRVENHYCHTCQLSTRFPRYNHPEKLLVTRRGRCGEWANCFTLLCRALGLEARYIWDSTDHVWTEVYSQSQRRWLHCDPCENTCDKPLLYEVGWGKKLAYILAFSKDQVVDVTWRYSCKHPEVLSRRTQIQETWLLHKLNGLNATRQQSLGAERKQQLLQRLLVELAEFISPKTPTSGELGGRTSGSLAWRVTRGESGARDTKGDGQECVFIPSESEKQNKLFHVCYNVSKNSYFRLSNGQETIPGWQRGAWRTENIFRKEENDWQMVYLARTEGSSFGRISWKFNCASVGMKIKSASVRAFSQTFHSGSVRWSLRSAETTIEFPGDGELHSSSSLSGGKELIVEAELTGGEGEVSWQHAQLFRQSLKDAEKVSFEILVEMEES